Sequence from the Ictalurus furcatus strain D&B chromosome 25, Billie_1.0, whole genome shotgun sequence genome:
TGTTTTGCTTTTGATcctgtaaatgtatttaaattcaGATGAAAGAccttttttattcatagttcCTGTATTCATTAATCTTTTATTAggagttttttttcctgttaatgtattttatatagtgtatagtgtgcatatatatatatatatatatatatatatatatatatatatatatatatatatatatacttaaagatattgtttattgttatattccttgtttaattttttaaacttgtttaattgtataattgttccttgtttaatttttttaagattTCAGACTCAAAAAAGAacagtaatattttaaaaaatgattatttttaaaatactcttactaattaatttgttttgtgcTGGGGCTCAGACTTTTGCACTTTAACTGTATTCGTGTGAAATAAAGTGCTGTGTTTTTCAGGATCTCGCCTTCCCAGGAAGATGATGGCGGCTGCGCAGGTGTCGGCCCTGAGCCTGACAACATCCTCTGTGGACACAGAGGACTATAGCATTTATGCTAACATGTCTGAGGACCAGCTCCTGCAGATAGCTATCGAGCGAAGTATAGCTGATGCTAATGCTCAACAAAACTATTCTCGCAGACCACGACTGATGCCACAGTGTTCACATCTTCCACGGTCTCAGAGCATCCCTCCTCCTGCAAACCCACCATCTAATGCATCTGCTAACCCAGCGGCTAATCCACCAGCTAACCCACCACTCAGGCTGTCAGCTAGGTTAATCCTCATAACACACTGTTAGCGCTTTTCCACCAAATAATGTGGTATGGAAAATATAATGATCATAGTATGGTCATGATAATAATGCTTGCTGAAGTTTATTTCTCTTTGCTAATATTGTTTTAAGAGGCAACATTCCTTTTTTACCCACAGTAATGTTTCAGTGTCTTTAGAATACCAGAtgcttcctattcactatacatgctcactacatagggtagtgcaccctacctagtgcacCACTTTGCACAATTGAACACCACTtcagattcatccacagaaaAAGAACAACACTGACCAAGTTTACATTGTAACTTCCCTCTATTTCCATGAAGGgtaaaatattggcacccttggcttTATTTGAGTCttgtctttaattttttttccctctgtacAAGAGGCAAGCAACAGTAGGACATACATTGAGTTGCCtggtttcattttaattactaATCATGTCCATCACTAATCCACACTCCCACAACCTCTAGAGAAACTTCTACTGTCCTGGGTAGAGTTATGTCATGAAAAAATCATATACATGTACTTGATTACTCAATAGATGGAGATACAGATAATCAAGGTATGGATAATCCCTGATTCTGACTTCTTAGCATGCTGTCAGGAAGGTGGAAAAGCGTTATTttgaatatgtaatattgttgaagtgttttttaCAGCCCATTCTCACGATATATCATTATCATCCTTACAATGCTCAAGTATCAGCCAAGGTGCTCCATACCAGGACAACCATGAAATGATTGCATGGAAAAGATACAGTGAATGTCTACGGGTTACTATCGAATCGGTCAAGTGAGTGTTTTTGAAATGCAAAACCAAAATTATCACAAATGTGGCTAAAATTAATGTGTTGATTGGTGCAAATTGGGCTTTTTATTTCCAGAGATTTAGACCCTTTTCTAGCAGCGATTTGGAAAGGTGATGCTAAGACTCTAAGTGTGCTAATAAAAACCAAATCCAGAAACCTTTTGGAAGCTAATCAGGAGGGTTGGCTCCCCCTGCACGATTCTGCTTACTACGGCCATGTTGACTGTCTAAAGATTTTGCTAAGTGGTAAGAAGTCATTTATAGACCATGCCATACCTACTGTACAGTCTTGTGTTTCCTGTGTGGATGTCTATCTGCGAcagtatttatttgtgtgatgctTTTAGCCGAACCAGAGACGATTAACAGATGCACCCCAAAGAACCAAACTCCACTTCTACTGGCCACGAGTCGGCGACATTCAGCCTGTGTCTGTTATCTGTTGGAGAAGGGTGCTGATCCCAACCTGGCAAACAACCAGAGGGAGACTCCACTGTACAAAGGCAAATACgttttaatatgaataaaagCATGATAGCAATAAAACTAGGCATACATATGAGCAAAGTATGCTGTGAATTTTTTGtgtaacattttgatcttttgtttaaaaaaaaagcacaaaaatattctgctctcatggatatcaaacaatttcaaacccaacacaggtttatcaaaaaaaaaaaaaaaaaaaatcagagacagaggcagtcaggttttcatttaatatctgttgatatgtgatcgagtccatgatgccatgtatcctaacaaaatgtccaggtcctctggcagaaaaacagccccaaaacattaaagatccacctccatatttaaccgtgggcatgaggtacttttccatatggctacctctctgtgtgctccaaaaccacctctggtgtttattaccaaaaagctctattttggtttcatctgaccatagaacccgatcccatttgaagttccagtagtgtctgcaaactgaagacgctcgagtctgtttttggatgagagtagaggcttttttcttgaaccccttccaaacaactttgGTGATGTAGGtcacttcggattgtagttttggagactttctgaccccaagacacaactaccTTCTGTAGTTCTCccgctgtgatccttggagattttttgtccactcgaaccgtcctcttcacagtgcgttgagacgatatagacacgcgtccaattccaggtcgattcataacatttcccattatgtgaagctcaacaaccttttgccgcacatcacagctatattccttaacttacccattgttatgaatgaataagaTAATttatgttacctcatatttatacccctgtgaaacaggaagtcatggttgaacaatttcctgttcctagtcacccatgtgtacaaaaacatttttaaatatcattgggaatatacttcacatatatttttcacatatgatttcataggggtgccaatacgtGTCCCACACATATATGTAagaaagttgttgttttttgggtttttttttttataaacctgtgttggatttgcaattgtttgatatccatgcgtatttttgtgaattcttttaacaaaatatcaaaagcttaaacaataaagacaatttttcacagccttctttgctcatgttttccaaaggtgccaatatcagtggagggcactgtatgtatgtgtgtataaatatatatatatatatatatatatatatatatatatatatatatatatatatatagacagacacacacatattaaacaTTGTAAGCCTGGTTTAAAGTGTGTATCAAAGCAATTACAGGAATTAAGACTTCTGTTGGGTAAATAAACTTCTGTATATGtaacattattgttttttaCAGCTTGTGAAAAGGGAGCTGAAGAAGTTGTTGGCCTTCTATTAAGGCATGGAGCACTGGCAACCAAGTCAACTCTGCAAGGTGTAACCCCACTGCATGAAGCAGTGGCATGCAAAAATGTGGAGATATGCAAGATGCTACTGCAAGCAAAGGCAAAACTGATGGCTAAAAACATTTATGGCATAGATCCGCTATTTACAGCAGCTCAGTGTGGTTTTGCAGAAGTTCTTAGCTTCCTGCTCATGAAAGGTAGgcatcaaattaaaaaagctCTCTTAAACTGTGACTAAGTTATGGTCATTTGTTACAATCAAAACTAACACTACGTATCCAATTGCAAGGTTGTCAACCACGTCAATCTGACGAAGGTTTTATCCAGGAAAAACTttatacacattaaacattacagaagTGGTATTTGGTAACAAAATTTGCAAGCGGACACATACTGTTAGAGTTGGCCCATGCTAGTTTCATTGTATTTATTAGGTAAATTTTCCTCTAGGTGCGGACGTCAACACTCGGGCTAACGATGGTGCCTCAGCCTTGTTTGAAGCCTCTAAAAATGGTCACAGTGCAGTCGTGGAGATTCTCTTGTCCAGAAAGGCAGATGCTAACAAATCTAACAAAGCTGGACTATTTCCTATTCATGTTGCTGCTAAAAATGGACATGATGGGTTAGTGAAACAAGGTTTATCCTTTTATACATTGGTATTGAATGATCAGGCAAAAGCTTAACTGCatcatttgttttcttcctcaGAATTATTGCGATGCTAATACCAAGAACTAGCAGGGACAAAATAAAGCACTGTGGCATCAATCCTCTTCATATGGCCGCAGAGTGCAACAGAGACAATGTTCTTGAGATGCTGATAGATGCCGGTTTTAATGTCAACTCCATGATGTCAGAGGATTGGTCCAAAATGTATGAGGATCATCGCAGCACCGCGCTCTACTTTGCCGTGTCCAACAGTAATGTATATGCAGCCACAATGCTCCTGGAGGCTGGAGCCAACACAAACCTGGACACCTTCAATCCTCTACTTGTTGCTCTGAGGAAGAACTGCATGGAAATGGTTAAGCTTCTGGTCAACTATGGTGCGAATATTAACTCCATTCTCCAAACTCACCCCACTGACTTCCCAGCTGCTTTGATTTTTTGCTTGAATTACTTGCCAATGTTTAAGTACCTCATGGATAATGGATGTGATGCCCTATCGTGTTTTAAGTGCAACTATGGCAGCCATCCTCACCCACCCATAAAATCCAGCAGAGACGGAAGAGACAGGCTATATTACATCAGCGAAGAAAATTCAGAAAGCGTACAGGTAAATTTTAGGAAAAAATGTTGGGGAACCCCAAGGGTACATCCTTGGTATTTTAAATTGGTATCTTTTACCTGAATGTTGGATACATTTGAGACTAACTTTAAGGTACAGTAGTGTTCCTCAATATCTATTCATCTACATTACATTGGTTGTAAAGTTCACTACATTATCATTCCCaggtaaaacataaacaacTTAAGGTCCAAAGGATGTACccaaactgttttattcttcAGTAATTTCCAGAGGAATTTACACTCTTCCTTTGTGTATCTAGACCTTTGCCACAGTGAATTGGCTTCTGTACTTCAGTGAGGGATGTCACTAGGATCTTAATGCGTAATGCTCCCAGTAGGAACACAATTAGTGAAAAGGTCTGAGGAGAAAGGTCAGACAAAGACTGATCCTAATGACCCCCATGAATGGTACAAAAGAATGTACCCTGCTTTGATTTGGGTTACCCATTTCTTGAGCCAGGCCTGGGGGTGGTGTCCACAGGGCAAGCATCTGGTGACCAGGCCACCCACACAACCTGGTTAGTCTCAGCTTTGTGGCCTCACCCCCTGCATGAATGGTGGGGGTCAGGTGCAATGCCAGCAGGGCCGTTTCTAGGCATAGGCGCACTAGGTGGTCACCTAGGGCGCCACCAGTCAGGCCCCCCTGtgactcacccacccacccacaagAAACAGAGTCCAAGGGCATAACCTGGAGTGGGCATTCGGGTATGTAGTCTTGGAGAtgttttctttagccctgaatagttctccacttggagcagtttgtcactacgtaactgaacatcagtaaaagaagaaggcggtgttgtaattttgtatcttcagtgaaaggAGTCAAGCTCAATCAGGTGGAAATACTTGTgttttattggctgacagtctcaattctgccaaacgctaactcacagtcagttagtgtgaggggGGAAAT
This genomic interval carries:
- the LOC128601028 gene encoding ankyrin repeat and SOCS box protein 2-like, translated to MMAAAQVSALSLTTSSVDTEDYSIYANMSEDQLLQIAIERSIADANAQQNYSRRPRLMPQCSHLPRSQSIPPPANPPSNASANPAANPPANPPLRLSASISQGAPYQDNHEMIAWKRYSECLRVTIESVKDLDPFLAAIWKGDAKTLSVLIKTKSRNLLEANQEGWLPLHDSAYYGHVDCLKILLSAEPETINRCTPKNQTPLLLATSRRHSACVCYLLEKGADPNLANNQRETPLYKACEKGAEEVVGLLLRHGALATKSTLQGVTPLHEAVACKNVEICKMLLQAKAKLMAKNIYGIDPLFTAAQCGFAEVLSFLLMKGADVNTRANDGASALFEASKNGHSAVVEILLSRKADANKSNKAGLFPIHVAAKNGHDGIIAMLIPRTSRDKIKHCGINPLHMAAECNRDNVLEMLIDAGFNVNSMMSEDWSKMYEDHRSTALYFAVSNSNVYAATMLLEAGANTNLDTFNPLLVALRKNCMEMVKLLVNYGANINSILQTHPTDFPAALIFCLNYLPMFKYLMDNGCDALSCFKCNYGSHPHPPIKSSRDGRDRLYYISEENSESVQFCEVISRPSVSSWAGPIIDILLDYVGHVNLCSRLIEHLDSYSEWAQIKDKATPPRPLMQLCRVKIRQQLGIQRLRQMNNLPLPGRLIKFLRHERE